Proteins found in one Macrobrachium nipponense isolate FS-2020 chromosome 4, ASM1510439v2, whole genome shotgun sequence genomic segment:
- the LOC135211298 gene encoding chemotaxis regulatory protein ChePep-like, with amino-acid sequence MSPLDAAYITDITLKTLEKLGLDYKFSLVGLGFDGASVMSGGISGVQKRIKEKAIFAYYVHCYGHKLNLVLTSVAKNVPQASEFFSLLEEVYIFASNAVVHEKFLSIQREMFPEEQIRELQHLSDTRWWCQATSCDNALLRLECIIRLLKETSADDTGARAVSARGLLAQMDAEFVCLLQFFSEILGKINDKKTFKKTSTTQYFIMLETSGQRVVEPSHPQHVTILYEVLDCLNSELDRRFSQESLSIPQEEEEEEEEEEEEEEEEEEGVRETASITSEEEEEEEEEEEEEEEEEEEEEGEEEVLEMEGVTKG; translated from the exons ATGTCTCCATTGGATGCTGCATATATCACAGACATAACTCTGAAAACTCTAGAAAAATTAGGCTTAGATTATAAATTTTCTCTTGTTGGCTTGGGATTTGATGGAGCATCAGTCATGAGTGGAGGAATTAGTGGCGTTCAGAAAcgtataaaagagaaagcaatttttgcttattatgTTCATTGTTACGGTCATAAGCTCAATTTGGTTTTGACAAGTGTTGCAAAGAACGTACCACAAGCATCTGAATTCTTCAGTCTTCTTGAAGAAGTCTATATCTTTGCTAGTAATGCAGTGGTTCATGAGAAGTTCCTTTCTATACAGCgtgaaatgtttcctgaagaACAAATTCGAGAACTTCAGCATCTCAGTGATACTCGCTGGTGGTGTCAGGCTACCTCCTGTGATAATGCTTTATTACGTCTGGAGTGTATTATAAGACTTTTGAAGGAGACTTCTGCAGATGATACTGGAGCTCGAGCTGTATCTGCTAGAGGTTTACTTGCTCAGATGGAtgcagaatttgtttgtttattgcagtTTTTCTCTGAAATTCTGGGAAAAATAAA TGACAAGAAAACGTTCAAGAAAACCTCGACAACTCAGTATTTTATCATGTTGGAAACATCTGGCCAGAGAGTTGTGGAGCCGAGTCATCCACAGCACGTCACAATCTTATATGAAGTATTAGACTGTTTAAATAGTGAATTAGATCGTCGTTTTTCCCAAGAGTCAT TGTCGAttccccaagaagaagaagaagaagaagaagaagaagaagaagaagaagaagaagaagaagagggagtccGAGAAACG GCTTCTATCacctctgaagaagaagaagaagaagaagaagaagaagaagaagaagaagaggaggaggaggaggaggagggggaggaggaggtattAGAAATGGAAGGAGTGACGAAGGGATAg